The following coding sequences are from one Perognathus longimembris pacificus isolate PPM17 chromosome 13, ASM2315922v1, whole genome shotgun sequence window:
- the LOC125361754 gene encoding olfactory receptor 4P4-like encodes MLMNDVFPGECKTFSQGWTMGNRNNVTFFLLLGLSQNKNIEVFCFVLFLFCYLAIWVGNVLIMISITCTQLMDQPMYFFLNCLSLSDLCYTSTVTPKLMTDLLAERKTISYNNCMVQLFSTHLFGGIEIFILTAMAYDRYVAICKPLHYPVLMSRQRCHAIILICCTGGLAHSASQFLLTIFLPFCGPNEIDHYFCDMYPLLKLACAHTHVIGILVIANSGLIALVTFVVLMLSYFCILYTIRAYSAESRHKALSTCSSHITVVVLFFAPALFIYIRPNVTFPEDKVFALFYTIIAPMFNPLIYTLRNVEMKNAMRKVWCPQGLLTGK; translated from the coding sequence ATGCTCATGAATGATGTCTTCCCAGGTGAATGCAAAACATTTTCACAAGGCTGGACCATGGGCAACAGGAATAATGtcaccttctttcttctcctgggaCTTTCTCAAAACAAGAACATTGAAGTCTTCTGTTTTGTATTATTTCTATTCTGCTACCTAGCTATTTGGGTGGGAAATGTGCTCATCATGATTTCCATCACCTGCACTCAGCTAATGGACcaacccatgtacttcttcctcaatTGCCTCTCCCTGTCAGACCTCTGCTACACCTCCACCGTGACACCAAAGCTAATGACTGATCTACTGGCGGAAAGGAAGACTATATCCTACAACAACTGCATGGTGCAGCTCTTTTCCACCCACTTATTCGGGGGCATTGAGATCTTCATTCTCACAgcgatggcctatgaccgctatgtggccatctgtaaACCCCTGCACTACCCGGTCCTCATGAGCAGGCAGAGGTGTCACGCAATCATCCTCATCTGTTGTACTGGAGGACTTGCACACTCAGCCAGCCAGTTTCTCCTCACCATCTTCCTGCCATTCTGTGGCCCCAATGAGATAGATCACTACTTCTGCGACATGTACCCTTTGCTGAAATTAgcctgtgcgcacacacacgtgatAGGTATCTTAGTCATCGCTAATTCAGGCTTGATTGCTTTGGTGACGTTCGTGGTGTTGATGCTGTCTTATTTCTGTATATTGTACACCATCAGGGCCTACTCTGCGGAGAGCCGCCACAAGGCACTCTCCACTTGCAGTTCTCACATAACTGTGGTAGTCCTGTTTTTCGCACCAGCTTTATTCATTTACATTAGACCCAACGTAACCTTCCCGGAGGACAAAGTGTTCGCTCTTTTCTACACCATCATCGCTCCCATGTTCAACCCTCTGATCTACACACTAAGGAACGTGGAGATGAAGAACGCCATGAGGAAAGTTTGGTGTCCTCAAGGGCTCTTGACTGGAAAATAA
- the LOC125362509 gene encoding LOW QUALITY PROTEIN: olfactory receptor 4S2-like (The sequence of the model RefSeq protein was modified relative to this genomic sequence to represent the inferred CDS: substituted 1 base at 1 genomic stop codon), whose product MTSXTHSMEKANNVTEFIFWGLSQNPQVEAVCFVVFSFFYTVILLGNSLIMLTVCLGNLFRSPMYFFLYFLSFVDICYSSVTAPKMIVDLLVKTKTISYVGCIMQVFGAHFFGCTEIFILTVMAYDRYVAICKPLHYMTIMDRQKCNKMLLGTWVGGFLHSIIQVVLVVQLPFCGPNVIDHYFCDVHPVLKLACTDTYVVGAVVTANSGTITLGSFVILLISYTIILVSLRKQSAEGRRKALSTCGSHIAVVIIFFGPCTFMYMRPDTTFSEDKMVAVFYTIITPMLNPLIYTLRNAEVKNAMRKLWRRKVFLGG is encoded by the coding sequence ATGACCTCATAGACTCACTCCATGGAAAAAGCAAACAATGTAACAGAATTCATTTTCTGGGGCCTTTCCCAGAACCCCCAGGTCGAAGCAGTATGTTTTGTggtgttttcctttttctacaCAGTTATTCTTCTGGGAAACTCTCTCATCATGTTGACGGTTTGTCTGGGTAACTTATTTAGGTCTCCCAtgtatttcttcctctatttcttgtCATTTGTGGACATTTGTTATTCATCCGTCACAGCACCCAAAATGATTGTTGATCTGTTAgtgaaaactaaaaccatttcctatGTGGGGTGCATAATGCAAGTCTTTGGAGCCCATTTCTTTGGTTGTACTGAGATCTTCATTCTTACTgtcatggcctatgaccgctatgtagCCATCTGTAAACCTCTACATTATATGACCATTATGGACCGGCAGAAATGCAATAAAATGTTGCTGGGCACCTGGGTGGGTGGGTTTTTGCACTCCATTATCCAGGTGGTTCTGGTTGTCCAGCTCCCATTCTGTGGACCTAATGTGATCGATCACTACTTTTGCGATGTCCACCCTGTGTTGAAACTTGCCTGCACAGACACCTATGTGGTGGGTGCTGTAGTGACAGCCAACAGTGGTACCATTACACTGGGCAGTTTTGTCATCTTGCTGATCTCCTATACAATCATTCTGGTGTCCCTCAGGAAGCAGTCAGCAGAAGGCAGGCGTAAAGCTCTCTCTACCTGTGGCTCCCATATTGCAGTGGTCATCATCTTTTTTGGCCCCTGTACATTTATGTACATGAGGCCCGACACTACCTTCTCAGAGGACAAGATGGTGGCTGTATTTTACACCATCATCACTCCTATGTTAAACCCTCTGATTTACACTCTGAGAAATGCAGAAGTAAAGAATGCAATGAGGAAATTGTGGAGGAGGAAGGTTTTTCTGGGAGGCTAA
- the LOC125361848 gene encoding olfactory receptor 4S2-like, which produces MEKVNNVTEFIFWGLTQDLVVEEVCLVVFSFFYTVILLGNLLIMLTICLGNLLKSPMYFFLNSLSFVDICYSSVTAPKLIFDLFAEKKRISYAGCILQLFGVHFFGCTEIFTLVVMAFDRYVAICKPLHYMTIMDRERCNKILLGTWVGGFVHTIIPVSLVVQLPFCGPNEINHYFCDVHPVLKLACADTHFIGNLVTANSGTIALGSFVILLISYTVILVSLRKQSAEGRRKALSTCGAHIAVVIIFFVPCTFTYMRPDVTFTEDKMVAVFYTIITPMLNPMIYTLRNAEVKNTMKKLWCRKLFLDSNKK; this is translated from the coding sequence ATGGAAAAGGTAAACAATGTGACAGAGTTCATTTTCTGGGGCCTTACTCAAGACCTAGTAGTTGAAGAAGTGTGTCTAGTGGTTTTCTCCTTCTTCTACACAGTCATTCTTCTAGGAAACCTGCTCATCATGCTGACCATCTGCTTGGGCAATCTTTTGAAGTCACCCATGTATTTCTTTCTCAATTCCTTATCTTTTGTGGACATTTGTTATTCATCAGTTACAGCACCCAAGCTGATTTTTGATCTCTttgcagagaagaaaagaatctccTATGCAGGATGTATATTACAACTCTTTGGGGTTCATTTCTTTGGATGCACAGAGATCTTCACCCTTGTTGTCATGGCTTTTGACCGCTACGTGGCCATCTGTAAGCCTCTACACTATATGACCATCATGGATAGGGAGAGATGCAATAAAATCTTGCTGGGCACCTGGGTGGGTGGGTTCGTGCATACCATAATCCCAGTGTCTCTGGTTGTCCAGCTCCCCTTCTGTGGACCCAATGAAATCAATCACTACTTTTGTGATGTCCACCCTGTGTTGAAACTTGCCTGCGCAGACACACACTTCATTGGGAATCTTGTGACAGCTAACAGTGGGACCATTGCACTGGGCAGTTTTGTCATCTTGCTGATCTCCTACACTGTCATTCTGGTGTCTCTGAGGAAGCAGTCAGCAGAAGGCAGGCGCAAGGCTCTTTCTACCTGTGGTGCCCATATTGCTGTGGTCATCATCTTCTTTGTGCCCTGTACTTTTACCTATATGCGCCCTGATGTGACTTTCACAGAGGATAAGATGGTGGCTGTGTTTTACACTATTATCACCCCTATGCTAAATCCTATGATTTATACCCTACGGAATGCTGAAGTTAAAAATACCATGAAGAAACTGTGGTGCAGGAAGCTTTTCCTGGACAGCAAcaagaaatag